The segment CCGCACTAGAAGGCGACAGTCACCGGTGTTGCCCCGTCCACCGGAACGATGGCGATCTCAACCGGTCAACGCACCACCTGGTCGATGATGCGGTGAGACCGCCATCGTTCTTGATGCATGCCAAGTTGGCAGGCTAGTGCACAGGCCAGGCCCGTCTAGCGTGCGCTTCTTATGCGGCAACCGTTTCGTCGAGCGGTGCTGCGGGGAGCGGGGGCTGGGTACGCTGCCACACCGAGCCGTACCGGGTGTACTGCGCGGGCGGCTCGATCGGACTGCGGAGCTCGTCGGCGGCGGTGCGTGCCCAGAACGGGTCCTTGAGCATCTCGCGCCCGACGAACACCAGGTCGGCGCGTCCGTTCTGGAGGATGTCCTCGGCCTGCTGACCGGTCTCGATGCGACCCACGGCGCCGGTGAGGATCCCGACCTCGCGGCGGACGAGCTCCGCGGCAGGAACCTGGAACCCTGGGAACGAGGACACCTTGACCGGCGCGGTGCCACCGGAGGAGGCGTCGATGAGGTCGACGCCCTGCTCCTTCATCCACCGCCCGAAGATGACGTAGTCATCCGGGGTGTTGCCACCCTCCACGTAGTCGGTCGAGGAGATGCGGACGAAGAGCGGACCGCTCCAGACGGCACGGACGGCGTCGAGGACGGCGCGGACGATGCGGTACCGCCCGGCGTGGTCGCCCCCGTAGTCGTCGGTGCGCTTGTTTGAGATCGGGGAGAGGAACTGGTTGAGCAGGTAGCCGTGGGCGGCGTGCACTTCGATGACGTCGAACCCTGCCTGGGCCGCGCGCTCTGCGGCGGCGCCGAAGGCCTCGACGATCTCTGCGATGCCGGCCTGGGTGAGCTCCTCGGGGGTGCGTGAGCCTGGTCCCCACGCGATCGCGGAGGGAGCCACGGCGGTCTGCTCGGGCAGGCCGAGCTGGCGGCCGGCGTGGCCGATCTGCACCCCTGCACGGCCACCCACCAGGTGGACTGCGTCGACGACGCGACGAAGGCCGGGGACGTGCATGTCATCCCAGATCCCGAGGTCGCCGGGGCCGATCGGGCCGTTCGGTGCGACCGCTGCGGTCTCGGTCATGACCAGGCCAGTGCCGCCCAGGGCTCGCGAACCGTAGTGGACGACATGGAAGTCGGTGGCGATCCCGGTCGTGGTCGCCGAGTGCATGCACATCGGGGACATCGCGATGCGGTTGCGGAAGGACACCCCGCGGATCGTGTACGGCTCGAGAAGGGTTGCAGACAAGATTTCTCCTTTGGGGCTGCCGATGGCAAGCAAGCGGTCGGTTGGTTGGTTGAACAAGCGGGAACCCGCAGCGTGGCCGGGGCGCTCCTGGCCGGAGCGCCCGGCGCTGGCTGGTGTCAGCTCGCGGTGCTGGGGTGGGTGTAGAACGTCTTGGCCACGATCTGCCACTGCCCGTCGGCGTTGAGAAGGTGGAAGAAGTCGCTGAAGCGGAAGCCGTCAACGTCGTCGGAGTCGACGCGCGCACTGGCGACGTTGCCCACGATGTCCACCGTCACGACCGCCGAGCTCGGCGTCGACGGCTTGAAGTCGTTATCAATCCCGTCGAACAGATCGTCGTAGACGGGCACACGGATCACCGCAGAGTCGGCGGCGCTGAACATCACCGCGTCAGGGTGGAAGGCGGGGCGCATGAGCGACCCCTCGGCCTTCGCGCAGCCCTCGATGTACTTGGCCAGCGTCTCCAGCACCGCGTTGTACTCCTGGACGTACGTCGTGTCAGACATTTGCGCTCCTCGCACTCATCAGCCTTATGTAGCGGTCACTACAACTGATACTGTAGTGACCGTTACATAGAATCGTCAACTTTCTGGAGACGCAATGACGAGCACGAGTGCACGGGAGCCTGCGCGCGGTCGACGCCGCGGCTTCGATCGTCAGCAAGCACTCGAGACTGCGATGGACCTGTTCTGGGAGCACGGCTACGAGGCGACCTCAGTGAGCCAGCTCTGCGCCGCGATCGGGATCAACCCGCCGAGCCTGTACGCCGCCTTCGGCAGCAAGTCACAGCTGTTCCTCGACGTCGTCGAGTACTACGAACGCACTGTCTGGCAGCCGGTGTGGGACGCCTTCGAGGGCGGGTCGCGCATCGTGCCAGCGGTTCGCCAGTTTCTCGACGACACCGTTGAGGTCGTCTCCGCCCCGGGGGCTCACCTCGGATGTCTGGTCACCCTCTCTACAGTCAGCCTGAGAGAGCGAGACACCGATGTCGCCCGCGCACTTGCCGCCATCAGGGAAGACGGAGCGCGTCGCACCCAGGCCAGGCTCGACTTCGGCGTCCAAGACGGTCAGATCCCAGCCGGCACCGACACGCTTGCGCTCGCCCACGCCATCGGCATGGTCGTCGACGGTCTGGCGATCCGGGCGCACGACGGCGTGCCCCCTGACGTGCTGAGACGCCTGGTGGTCTCAATGATGCCGACGATCCCAAGAACCGCATAGGAGTCGACGGGATCGGTCGAGTGCCGACTGCCGATCGGCGGTCGAGCTCATTCGCTGCCCACCAATCGATGTAGGTCCAGCCATTGCCGCAGATCCCGCGCCGCTCATCGGTGTCGTACCGATCTATGTCGCGTTCCTCGCGATCATGGCCGCGGTCGGCATGCCAACGGCCCTGGTCGTTGACCTCGGCGCCGCCGATGCCACATCCGGCCGCTCGCGTTCTCACATCCCTAGCGATACGAGACGTCTCGTAGAGTCCTCACCTTTGCCGGACCAACTCCACTGAACGCCGAGGGCGACACCCTCGTCATCACGACACTCGACCGCCTCGGACGCTCGACGCAGAACATGCTCGCGTTCGCCGACGAGCTGCGCGCCAGAGGTGCAGGCCTGCGCGTGCCGAACCTGGGAGGTGGCGACGTCGACACCTCGACGCCGATGGGGTCGATGCTGTTCACGATCATGGCCGCGCTTGCCCAGATGGAGCACGAGATCAAGCGCGAACGCGTCACCGACTCCATCGCCAAGCGACGCGCGGCAGGCCAAGACCTCGGCGGTCGCCCACGCCGCATCACCGACAGTCAGGTCCGCAGCGCGCTCCGCCTGGTCGAGGGCGGCACGCCGGCCGCGCAGGTCGCACGCGACCTCGGCATGTCCTGGGCCACCTTCTACCGCCGCTCCAACGCGCTGAAGGCCGCCGACAGCTGATCAGGCGTCAACCAGCGCAAGCGGGCTGCGAGCTGGTGGCGAGGGCTCGCCGTGGAGGTGGGGCAGGAACGACTCGGCCGCGCTTGCCCATCCGAGCACGCGACGCGGGCGCGTGTTGATGCGGTCCGCGATCCCTTCGAGGTCGACCCGGGAGAACCGTCGCAGGTCGGCCCCCTTCGCGAGGTACTGCCGCAGGAGCCGATTCGTGTTCTCGTTGCTGCCGCGCTGCCAGGGCGAGCGCGGATCACAGAAGTACACCTCCAAGCCCAGATCTGCCGAAAGCTGCTGATGCTCGGCCATCTCCCGCCCGCGGTCCCACGTGAGCGTCTTCCGCAGCGCCGGAGGCAACAGGGCGAGGTCAGCAGCGATCGCCGAACGCACCGCCGCCTTGTAACCGTCCGGCAACGGGACGACCCGGACGTAGCGGGTCGAGCGTTCAACGAGCGTCGCGACGGCGGACGGGCGGGCTCCCATGACGAGGTCGCCCTCCCAGTGGCCGATCTCGGCGCGCTCGCTCACACAGACCGGTCGGTCGCGGATCGAGACCATGTTGCGCAGCACCCCACGGCCATGTGCGCGCTGCGGCACCCTCGCCCGCCGCACCGACCGTCCCGAACGCAGATGCTTCGCAGACCCCGCTCCCAGCTCGCGACGACCAGCGACGTAGATCGAGCGATAGATCGTCTCGTGCGAGATGCGCAGCAGCGGATCGTGCGGATGCGCGCGCCGCAACCAGTGTGCGATCTGCTCCGGCGACCAGTCCAACGTCAACCGTTCCCGCACGATCCGCAACAGCTCCGGCCGCGACTCGAGGCGCGATGCCTTCGGCCGCCTGGCCCGCTCCCACGCAGCTCGATCCGCCGACGTCGCACGGTACGCGGCGCGTCCACCGTTGCGGGCGATCTCCCTCGAGACCGTTGACGGAGCGCACCCGACCAAACCGGCGATTGCCCTGCTCGACCATCCAGCCGCGATCCCACGCGCACCTCCCGTTCGATTCTTCAGGGGTGGTGCGTTGACCGGTTGAGACCGCCATCGTTTCTGGCGCGATCGCGTTTCGCGGCCTGGAGCGGTTGTCGCTAACGTTCGCCAGAATCCCCTTACGGCAAGGGCTTTCGGTGCGTGATGACGTCCTCTCACGTCACCGCTGGCAGGTGAAGCCCACCGAGGCGGAGGTGCCTTCGCGGGGACGCAATCGCCGCGTGTCGCGGGCTGGATCTCGCGCTCTTCGGGGACTGAGAATGTGCCCCCCGACCGCGTGAGTTTGACCCTCACGCGACGTGAGGATTCAGACTTTCTCACATGACTGATTACTTCAATGCATTCGAGATGAGCCCCGTTCCCGATGGCCCGGACGCAGTCGCGCCGGATCCGTTCCTCGGTATTTACGCGATGCCGATGTTCGTGAAGATCCCAACGAGGGACCTTCACGCGTCCACAGATTTCTGGGTCCGCGGACTGGGGTTCATCGACTTGTTCAGCGTTCCCGGGCAGATCGTGCATCTGCGACGTTGGGCGTTCCAGGACGTCCTGCTCGTTCCCGCGGACGACGATGCGGCCCCGTCAGCGGCGTCGACGGTTCAGGTGTTCGTCTCATGCGTACTCGGTCAACTCGAATCCGTGGCCGACGCATGTCGAGCCCTGTCACCGGATTCGGTGAGTGGGCCGTACGACACGGCGTGGAGAACGCGCGACATCGGTGTCATCACTCCGGAGGGGACGCACGTCACGTTCACTGCGGCGACGCCGTTCACTCCCGACAGCGACGTGGGGCGCGATTTCGCGTCCGTTGGGATCTTCGCGCCGGGAGACTCCGAAGAAGGAGCACAATGACAGGGATGGTTGACAACGAGATCGATGAGGATGCGACGGTCGGCGTCGCCGCCGACCTCCTCGGCCTGACCGTGCGCACTCTCCACCACTGGGACGAGATCGGTCTCGCATCGCCGTCCCGCCGCACGCCCGCCGGCTACCGCCTCTACACCTGGGATGACCTCGAGCGC is part of the Saxibacter everestensis genome and harbors:
- the namA gene encoding NADPH dehydrogenase NamA, producing MSATLLEPYTIRGVSFRNRIAMSPMCMHSATTTGIATDFHVVHYGSRALGGTGLVMTETAAVAPNGPIGPGDLGIWDDMHVPGLRRVVDAVHLVGGRAGVQIGHAGRQLGLPEQTAVAPSAIAWGPGSRTPEELTQAGIAEIVEAFGAAAERAAQAGFDVIEVHAAHGYLLNQFLSPISNKRTDDYGGDHAGRYRIVRAVLDAVRAVWSGPLFVRISSTDYVEGGNTPDDYVIFGRWMKEQGVDLIDASSGGTAPVKVSSFPGFQVPAAELVRREVGILTGAVGRIETGQQAEDILQNGRADLVFVGREMLKDPFWARTAADELRSPIEPPAQYTRYGSVWQRTQPPLPAAPLDETVAA
- a CDS encoding nuclear transport factor 2 family protein, yielding MSDTTYVQEYNAVLETLAKYIEGCAKAEGSLMRPAFHPDAVMFSAADSAVIRVPVYDDLFDGIDNDFKPSTPSSAVVTVDIVGNVASARVDSDDVDGFRFSDFFHLLNADGQWQIVAKTFYTHPSTAS
- a CDS encoding TetR/AcrR family transcriptional regulator, coding for MTSTSAREPARGRRRGFDRQQALETAMDLFWEHGYEATSVSQLCAAIGINPPSLYAAFGSKSQLFLDVVEYYERTVWQPVWDAFEGGSRIVPAVRQFLDDTVEVVSAPGAHLGCLVTLSTVSLRERDTDVARALAAIREDGARRTQARLDFGVQDGQIPAGTDTLALAHAIGMVVDGLAIRAHDGVPPDVLRRLVVSMMPTIPRTA
- a CDS encoding IS30 family transposase, giving the protein MRKSESSRRVRVKLTRSGGTFSVPEEREIQPATRGDCVPAKAPPPRWASPASGDVRGRHHAPKALAVRGFWRTLATTAPGRETRSRQKRWRSQPVNAPPLKNRTGGARGIAAGWSSRAIAGLVGCAPSTVSREIARNGGRAAYRATSADRAAWERARRPKASRLESRPELLRIVRERLTLDWSPEQIAHWLRRAHPHDPLLRISHETIYRSIYVAGRRELGAGSAKHLRSGRSVRRARVPQRAHGRGVLRNMVSIRDRPVCVSERAEIGHWEGDLVMGARPSAVATLVERSTRYVRVVPLPDGYKAAVRSAIAADLALLPPALRKTLTWDRGREMAEHQQLSADLGLEVYFCDPRSPWQRGSNENTNRLLRQYLAKGADLRRFSRVDLEGIADRINTRPRRVLGWASAAESFLPHLHGEPSPPARSPLALVDA
- a CDS encoding VOC family protein, which produces MTDYFNAFEMSPVPDGPDAVAPDPFLGIYAMPMFVKIPTRDLHASTDFWVRGLGFIDLFSVPGQIVHLRRWAFQDVLLVPADDDAAPSAASTVQVFVSCVLGQLESVADACRALSPDSVSGPYDTAWRTRDIGVITPEGTHVTFTAATPFTPDSDVGRDFASVGIFAPGDSEEGAQ